In a single window of the Anaerocolumna cellulosilytica genome:
- a CDS encoding 4Fe-4S dicluster domain-containing protein, translating into MLEMNNNIDAIKQEVLFEVAKLAYNGELEEKKEGLPFDLIPGPQANFRCCIYKEREIIRQRIRLAEGKAPLAGVESKNIVQVINSACEGCPITRFVVTDNCQKCVGKRCQASCNFNAITMLRDRAHIDPNQCKECGKCSQACPYNAIADLTRPCKRSCPADAITMDENNIVVINEEKCINCGQCIKNCPFGAISDRSFMVDVIRLLTKPQLKVYAMLAPAWEGQFGAAVTFSSISEALKEIGFNGVYEVALGADFVAASESEEWAEAYKESKKMTTSCCPAFVNMIRKHFPMLQDNMSTTVSPMTATAKLIKAMEPDAVCVFIGPCMAKKGEVLDTLGLKGADYALTLDELYAMIRAKDVELKPTEESIQQGSIYGKKFCVSGGVTASVIQSLKEREENTNITVKACNGAAECKKALTLLKAGRLPEDFLEGMVCEGGCLNGPGSILTGRVAGVNREKLFAKADARDIHENLKSYEELEFSMHSK; encoded by the coding sequence ATGTTAGAAATGAACAACAACATAGATGCAATTAAGCAGGAAGTGTTATTTGAAGTTGCAAAGCTTGCTTATAACGGAGAACTGGAGGAAAAGAAGGAGGGCCTGCCCTTTGACCTAATCCCGGGCCCACAAGCCAATTTCCGTTGCTGCATCTACAAAGAAAGAGAAATTATCCGTCAGAGAATTCGACTGGCGGAAGGAAAAGCCCCCCTTGCCGGGGTAGAATCAAAAAACATTGTTCAGGTTATCAATTCAGCCTGTGAAGGATGTCCAATTACACGTTTCGTTGTAACAGATAACTGTCAAAAGTGTGTTGGAAAGCGATGTCAGGCTTCCTGTAACTTTAATGCCATTACTATGTTAAGAGACAGAGCGCATATTGATCCAAATCAATGTAAGGAATGTGGAAAATGTTCTCAAGCCTGTCCCTACAACGCCATAGCTGATTTAACACGTCCCTGTAAGAGAAGCTGCCCGGCAGACGCTATTACTATGGATGAAAACAATATTGTTGTAATCAATGAAGAAAAGTGTATCAACTGTGGACAATGTATTAAAAACTGTCCATTTGGAGCTATTTCGGACCGTTCCTTTATGGTAGATGTAATTCGTCTTCTCACGAAGCCACAGCTTAAAGTGTACGCTATGTTAGCACCTGCCTGGGAAGGACAGTTCGGCGCAGCCGTTACTTTTTCTAGTATCTCAGAAGCTTTAAAAGAAATCGGTTTTAACGGAGTTTATGAAGTAGCTTTAGGTGCGGATTTTGTTGCTGCCAGCGAATCCGAAGAATGGGCAGAAGCTTACAAGGAAAGTAAGAAGATGACCACCTCCTGCTGCCCCGCTTTTGTCAATATGATTCGTAAGCATTTTCCCATGTTACAGGATAACATGTCAACGACCGTTTCACCCATGACGGCTACTGCTAAGTTAATAAAAGCAATGGAACCGGATGCCGTCTGTGTATTTATTGGCCCTTGTATGGCAAAAAAAGGGGAAGTCTTAGATACCCTTGGCTTAAAAGGTGCGGATTATGCCTTAACTTTAGATGAATTATATGCTATGATACGTGCAAAAGATGTGGAGTTAAAGCCCACAGAAGAAAGCATTCAGCAGGGTAGTATTTACGGCAAAAAGTTCTGTGTTTCAGGCGGTGTAACTGCTTCCGTTATTCAATCACTAAAAGAAAGAGAAGAAAATACCAACATAACTGTAAAAGCCTGCAATGGTGCAGCTGAATGTAAAAAAGCACTTACACTTTTAAAAGCCGGAAGATTACCGGAGGATTTCTTAGAAGGTATGGTATGCGAGGGCGGATGCTTAAATGGGCCCGGAAGCATCTTAACCGGACGAGTGGCAGGTGTCAATCGTGAAAAATTATTTGCAAAAGCAGATGCAAGGGACATTCATGAAAACCTGAAAAGTTATGAAGAGCTGGAATTCTCCATGCATTCAAAGTAA
- a CDS encoding SpoIIE family protein phosphatase: protein MNVSIDASYKSLNKHHEELCGDKVEILKTENSSIMILADGMGSGVKANILATLTSKILGTMFLNGAGIDDCVETIVKTLPVCQVRQVAYSTFSILQISHNGEAYLVEFDNPCCVFIRDGKLTNLPFKERTIENKTIRECRFQAILNDCFILMSDGVIHAGVGQLLNFGWTWQSMADYALAAAKETLSSLRLAAVLTKACDDLYMQIPGDDTTVAVARITNMKVLNLFTGPPLKKEDDELLIHDFMNAPGKRIICGGTSANIVSRILDIPIITSLNYTDPALPPTATMKNMDLVTEGVLTLSRALALLKHYLDGIVDEFFFEELDKENGGSQVAKLIIEDCSVLNLYVGRAINEAHQNPGLPFDLSIRMHLVEQIRDTAKKMGKEVILKYY from the coding sequence ATGAATGTAAGTATCGATGCCTCATATAAAAGTTTAAACAAACATCATGAAGAACTTTGTGGTGATAAAGTTGAAATCCTAAAAACCGAGAATTCCAGTATTATGATATTAGCTGACGGAATGGGCAGCGGGGTAAAAGCAAATATTCTTGCTACCTTAACGTCAAAAATATTAGGTACTATGTTTTTAAATGGTGCCGGTATTGATGATTGTGTGGAAACCATCGTCAAGACGCTGCCTGTCTGTCAGGTAAGACAGGTAGCCTATTCCACTTTTAGTATTTTACAGATAAGTCATAATGGTGAAGCCTATCTGGTGGAATTCGACAATCCCTGCTGTGTTTTTATTAGGGACGGTAAGCTGACTAATCTACCCTTTAAGGAACGTACCATTGAGAATAAAACAATTCGGGAATGTCGTTTTCAGGCCATCTTAAACGATTGCTTTATTCTGATGAGTGACGGTGTAATCCATGCCGGTGTTGGGCAGTTATTAAACTTTGGATGGACCTGGCAAAGCATGGCTGATTATGCTCTAGCTGCTGCTAAGGAGACCCTATCTTCCTTAAGGTTAGCAGCGGTACTAACCAAAGCCTGTGACGACTTATATATGCAGATACCGGGGGATGACACCACTGTTGCTGTTGCAAGAATTACAAATATGAAAGTATTAAACCTCTTTACCGGCCCTCCTTTAAAAAAGGAGGATGATGAGCTGTTAATTCATGATTTTATGAATGCTCCGGGAAAACGGATTATCTGTGGAGGAACCAGCGCCAATATCGTCTCCAGAATTTTGGACATTCCCATTATTACTTCCCTGAATTATACTGACCCAGCTCTTCCCCCTACTGCAACCATGAAAAATATGGATTTGGTAACGGAAGGGGTCTTGACCTTATCAAGAGCGTTGGCATTACTAAAGCATTATCTGGACGGAATTGTAGATGAATTTTTCTTTGAGGAACTAGATAAAGAAAATGGCGGCTCCCAGGTTGCAAAACTGATCATTGAAGACTGCTCTGTCTTAAACCTTTATGTCGGCAGAGCCATAAATGAGGCACATCAAAATCCCGGACTCCCCTTTGACTTAAGCATTCGTATGCACCTCGTTGAGCAAATAAGGGATACCGCTAAAAAGATGGGAAAAGAAGTTATTTTAAAATATTACTAA
- a CDS encoding RNA polymerase sigma factor: MDISELNDIVLLHGNAIYGFCYNLTKNKIDADDLYQESFLKATELCYKIDKDKNTKSFIISLAVGIWKNQRRKYAWRQRIVQMDEFNDDLNNSSLLKDDLTPEEIAIANERDKLIQGAANALKDKYKIPLYMYYTAELSVGDIAQALKIPQGTVKSRLHKARQIIKDCMEANEYEKF, encoded by the coding sequence TTGGACATTTCAGAGTTAAACGATATTGTGTTACTTCATGGTAATGCTATCTATGGGTTTTGCTACAATCTTACAAAGAATAAGATTGATGCAGATGACCTTTATCAGGAATCATTTCTAAAAGCAACAGAGCTGTGTTATAAAATTGATAAAGATAAGAATACAAAAAGCTTTATTATATCCCTTGCGGTAGGAATATGGAAGAACCAAAGGCGTAAATATGCCTGGAGGCAAAGGATAGTACAAATGGATGAATTTAATGACGATTTAAATAACAGCTCTTTGTTAAAGGATGATTTAACCCCGGAAGAGATAGCAATAGCCAATGAACGTGACAAGCTGATCCAAGGGGCAGCAAATGCCTTAAAAGACAAATATAAAATACCGCTATACATGTATTATACTGCTGAATTGTCTGTTGGAGATATTGCACAAGCATTAAAAATCCCTCAGGGAACAGTTAAGAGCAGACTTCATAAGGCTCGACAGATTATTAAAGATTGTATGGAGGCGAACGAATATGAAAAATTCTGA
- a CDS encoding (2Fe-2S) ferredoxin domain-containing protein encodes MVITICIGSSCHLKGSREIVHKLESLISQNQFGDKVNLTGSFCMGECVKGVCVKVENQLFSLTPAEVDTFFETEVLGRLTE; translated from the coding sequence ATGGTTATAACAATATGTATTGGAAGTTCCTGTCATCTAAAGGGTTCCAGGGAAATCGTACATAAGCTGGAAAGCCTGATATCACAGAATCAATTTGGAGATAAGGTAAATCTTACCGGCTCTTTTTGCATGGGGGAATGCGTAAAGGGTGTCTGTGTTAAAGTTGAGAACCAATTATTTTCTTTAACTCCGGCAGAGGTAGATACCTTTTTTGAGACGGAAGTCCTTGGGAGGCTTACAGAATGA
- the asnS gene encoding asparagine--tRNA ligase has product MELITIRELYRNKEQYIGKTVKVGGWVRSIRDSKAFGFIVLHDGTYFETLQIVYHDKMDNFAEISKLNVGSAIIIEGELVATPNAQQPFEIQAAAIEIEGASTAEYPLQKKRHSLEFLRTINHLRPRTNTFQAVFRVRSMIAYAIHKYFQDRDFVYVHTPIITGSDAEGAGEMFRVTTLDMDKLPMTKEGQVDFSEDFFGKETNLTVSGQLNGETYAMAFRNIYTFGPTFRAENSNTTRHAAEFWMIEPEIAFADLQDDMALAEGMIKFIIRYVLENAPEEMKFFNSFVDKGLLERLEHVMNAEFGHVTYTEAIEILEKNNDKFEYKVKWGSDLQTEHERYLTEEIFKKPVFVTDYPKDIKAFYMKLNEDNKTVAAMDLLVPGIGEIIGGSQREDNYEKLVARMKEMGLKEEDYDFYLDLRKYGSARHAGFGLGFERCVMYLTGMGNIRDVIPFPRTVNNCEL; this is encoded by the coding sequence ATGGAACTCATTACCATTCGGGAATTGTATCGTAATAAAGAACAATACATCGGAAAGACTGTTAAAGTCGGAGGCTGGGTAAGAAGTATAAGAGACTCTAAGGCTTTTGGTTTTATTGTACTTCATGATGGTACCTATTTTGAAACCTTACAGATTGTATATCATGATAAAATGGACAACTTTGCTGAAATATCCAAGTTAAATGTAGGGTCAGCAATCATCATAGAGGGAGAGCTGGTTGCAACTCCTAATGCACAGCAGCCTTTTGAAATTCAGGCAGCAGCAATAGAGATAGAAGGTGCTTCTACAGCAGAGTATCCCTTACAGAAGAAAAGGCATAGTCTTGAATTCTTAAGAACAATAAACCATTTAAGACCGAGAACCAACACCTTTCAGGCGGTTTTTAGAGTGCGATCCATGATTGCGTATGCTATTCATAAGTATTTTCAGGACAGGGATTTTGTCTATGTGCATACTCCAATCATTACGGGAAGTGATGCAGAAGGAGCAGGAGAAATGTTCCGTGTTACCACTCTTGATATGGATAAACTGCCAATGACAAAAGAAGGGCAAGTTGATTTTAGTGAAGATTTCTTCGGAAAAGAAACCAATCTGACAGTAAGTGGTCAGTTAAATGGTGAAACCTATGCGATGGCTTTCCGCAATATTTATACGTTTGGACCAACGTTCCGTGCAGAAAATTCCAATACCACCCGCCATGCAGCAGAATTTTGGATGATTGAGCCGGAGATTGCTTTTGCCGACTTACAAGATGATATGGCACTGGCTGAAGGAATGATTAAATTCATAATCCGTTATGTACTTGAGAATGCACCGGAAGAAATGAAATTCTTTAATTCTTTTGTTGACAAAGGCTTGCTTGAACGACTGGAACATGTTATGAATGCTGAATTCGGACATGTTACCTATACAGAAGCAATTGAAATCCTAGAGAAAAACAATGATAAATTCGAATATAAAGTAAAATGGGGCAGTGACCTTCAAACCGAGCATGAAAGATACTTAACAGAAGAAATCTTTAAAAAGCCTGTATTTGTAACAGATTATCCAAAAGATATTAAGGCTTTTTATATGAAGCTGAACGAGGATAATAAAACCGTTGCCGCAATGGACTTATTAGTACCTGGAATCGGCGAAATCATCGGCGGAAGCCAAAGAGAGGACAATTATGAAAAATTAGTTGCCCGCATGAAGGAAATGGGACTAAAAGAAGAGGATTATGATTTCTATCTTGACCTAAGAAAATATGGCTCTGCAAGACATGCCGGCTTTGGCTTAGGCTTTGAACGCTGTGTGATGTATCTGACCGGAATGGGCAATATCAGAGATGTTATTCCTTTCCCTCGTACCGTGAATAACTGTGAACTATAA
- a CDS encoding [Fe-Fe] hydrogenase large subunit C-terminal domain-containing protein: MNVIGFKEAKCKNCYKCVRTCDVKAIMVKNEQAQIMNDKCILCGHCLEACPQNAKSFISDLDKVKGYLKDNLPTIISIAPAYLGVLKYNTPGQVITALLKLGFTMVRETAEGAAYVTREYNRLLTEGKMENIITTCCPSVNDLIEIYYPSLTRYMAPVDSPMIAHGKLIRKEFGHGVKIVFLGPCISKKREAESDPRTVGYIDAVINFSEVKQWLLEENIDILALKDTPPMNPNPMVNRLYPISSGVLSSVVATKKDGAADGYRKFYVHGIKNCIELFESMERGEVSGCFIEADLCNGGCIKGPAVDRAAISRFKVKLDMEEAIPKKPITEKNFYERAKDISFHKVFVDRSPKDPLPTSDEIKHILRKIGKTKLEDELNCGACGYISCKEKAIAVYQGKAELTMCIPYMHERAQSMANVVLDMTPNIIILVDAEMRIVEFSGAAEIYFHIPRLKAREKYLYELIDHTDFEEVLQTKKAIMGKKVEYTERGLTTLQNIVYIHEQNAVLGIFQDITKEEELNRQAYKIKVDTIEMAQKVIDKQMFVAQQIAGLLGETTAETKVTLTKLRDTILNDGIDQPHKKS; encoded by the coding sequence ATGAATGTAATCGGCTTTAAAGAAGCAAAATGCAAGAACTGTTATAAATGCGTGCGTACCTGTGATGTAAAAGCTATCATGGTTAAAAATGAACAGGCACAGATAATGAATGATAAATGCATTCTCTGTGGTCATTGTCTGGAAGCCTGTCCCCAAAATGCCAAATCCTTTATCAGTGATTTGGATAAGGTAAAAGGATATTTAAAGGATAACCTTCCGACTATCATTTCCATTGCTCCTGCTTATCTTGGCGTACTTAAGTACAATACACCCGGGCAGGTTATTACTGCTTTATTGAAGCTGGGCTTTACCATGGTACGGGAAACGGCTGAGGGTGCAGCCTATGTCACAAGAGAATATAATAGACTGCTGACGGAGGGGAAGATGGAGAATATAATAACCACCTGCTGCCCCAGTGTAAATGACTTAATTGAAATCTATTATCCTTCGCTGACAAGATATATGGCTCCGGTAGACTCTCCCATGATTGCCCATGGTAAATTAATTCGGAAAGAATTCGGGCACGGTGTCAAAATTGTATTCTTAGGTCCTTGTATTTCAAAAAAACGGGAGGCTGAAAGTGACCCGAGAACCGTAGGCTACATAGACGCTGTTATTAATTTTTCCGAAGTTAAGCAATGGCTTTTGGAGGAGAATATTGATATACTAGCTCTTAAGGATACCCCTCCCATGAACCCAAATCCCATGGTAAACCGACTATATCCAATCAGCAGCGGCGTGTTGTCCTCTGTTGTTGCCACCAAAAAAGATGGTGCTGCTGACGGATATCGAAAGTTCTACGTCCATGGAATTAAAAACTGCATTGAATTGTTTGAAAGCATGGAACGGGGTGAAGTATCAGGCTGCTTCATAGAAGCAGACCTCTGTAACGGGGGTTGTATCAAAGGGCCTGCCGTTGACCGGGCAGCCATCTCCCGCTTTAAAGTGAAGCTTGATATGGAGGAAGCTATACCCAAAAAACCAATTACAGAAAAAAACTTTTATGAGAGAGCCAAAGATATCTCTTTTCATAAAGTATTTGTCGACCGTTCTCCCAAAGACCCTTTGCCTACCAGTGATGAAATTAAGCATATTCTTAGAAAAATAGGTAAAACCAAACTAGAGGATGAGCTTAATTGCGGAGCCTGTGGTTATATTAGCTGTAAGGAAAAAGCCATTGCCGTATATCAGGGTAAAGCAGAGCTTACCATGTGCATTCCGTATATGCATGAAAGGGCACAATCTATGGCTAATGTTGTTCTTGACATGACCCCTAATATTATTATCCTTGTGGACGCTGAGATGCGGATTGTAGAATTTAGCGGCGCGGCTGAAATCTATTTTCATATTCCCAGATTAAAAGCCCGTGAAAAGTACCTGTATGAATTAATTGATCACACAGATTTCGAAGAAGTTCTACAAACCAAAAAGGCCATTATGGGTAAAAAAGTGGAGTATACGGAACGTGGTCTTACTACTTTACAAAATATTGTATATATTCACGAGCAAAATGCTGTCCTTGGTATTTTTCAGGATATCACCAAGGAGGAAGAGTTAAACCGACAAGCCTATAAAATCAAAGTAGATACCATTGAAATGGCACAAAAGGTAATTGATAAGCAGATGTTTGTTGCACAGCAGATAGCCGGCCTGTTGGGAGAAACTACCGCAGAAACCAAAGTTACCCTTACCAAATTAAGAGATACCATATTAAATGACGGAATCGACCAGCCTCATAAAAAATCATAG